From Nocardioides daedukensis, the proteins below share one genomic window:
- a CDS encoding ArsR/SmtB family transcription factor — protein sequence MTTSIPIYQAKADLFRTLGHPVRIRVLELLQEKSMPVRDLLADLQVESSSLSQQLAVLRRAGLVTSTREGTTVVYSVSTDDVADLLAAGRRILASVWSDAEGLLAELRESS from the coding sequence ATGACGACCAGTATCCCCATCTATCAGGCTAAGGCCGACCTCTTCCGCACATTGGGACACCCCGTCAGGATCCGCGTCCTCGAGCTCCTCCAGGAAAAGTCGATGCCGGTGCGAGACCTGCTCGCCGATCTGCAGGTGGAGTCTTCCAGCCTCTCCCAGCAATTGGCAGTCCTTCGCCGTGCCGGGTTGGTCACGTCGACACGGGAGGGGACCACGGTCGTCTATTCGGTCAGCACCGACGACGTCGCCGACCTGCTCGCAGCTGGCCGACGGATCCTCGCGTCGGTCTGGAGCGACGCCGAGGGACTGCTCGCGGAGCTGCGCGAGTCCTCCTGA
- a CDS encoding CoA transferase: MGPSTVGGVAELLARDLGHPLEPELLAGLDQESAADDWAGTGLLDASGRAVPLNAIAHGRSATVARAAGVVLGSVAHQRFGATLRLDGAQVLGRRAALAGTSYRTSPDQVSRGGSARLLRATDGWWVLNLARPSDLDMVPALVEDEVEDPWLAVERWSARITAQAAVDRATLLDLPAARLGETPPPNVPWQITSTAARHASTTRRVVNLGSLWAAPLAAHVLGRLGFEVIHVESVQRRDASRWGDPDFYAELRAGAEVRTIDLAATHGRDELARVVGSADVVIEASRPRALEGLGISHANVMADAKARTWLQITGHGPDQPHRVGFGDDAAVAGGIVMVRDDGTPDFLGDAVADPLTGLLGALAVAASHSSDRSTIVRTSLAGSAAYSRTPQE, encoded by the coding sequence ATGGGTCCTTCAACCGTCGGCGGCGTGGCCGAGCTGCTCGCGCGCGACCTCGGCCACCCCCTCGAGCCGGAGCTCCTGGCCGGGCTCGACCAGGAGTCCGCCGCCGATGACTGGGCCGGGACCGGCCTGCTCGACGCATCCGGACGTGCGGTCCCCCTCAACGCGATCGCGCACGGGCGGTCCGCCACGGTCGCCCGAGCCGCCGGCGTCGTGCTCGGCTCGGTTGCCCATCAACGCTTTGGTGCGACTCTGCGCCTCGACGGAGCGCAGGTGCTCGGGCGACGCGCCGCACTGGCCGGTACGTCGTACCGCACGAGCCCCGACCAGGTCTCACGCGGCGGTAGCGCTCGGCTCCTGCGTGCCACGGACGGCTGGTGGGTGCTCAACCTGGCTCGACCGAGCGACCTCGACATGGTGCCCGCACTCGTGGAGGACGAGGTCGAGGATCCCTGGCTCGCCGTCGAACGGTGGTCCGCCCGGATCACAGCACAGGCCGCAGTCGACCGGGCCACCCTGCTCGATCTGCCCGCCGCACGTTTGGGCGAGACCCCGCCGCCCAACGTCCCGTGGCAAATCACGTCCACGGCCGCTCGCCACGCCAGCACGACGCGACGCGTCGTCAATCTGGGTTCTTTGTGGGCAGCGCCCCTGGCGGCGCATGTCCTCGGCCGCCTCGGATTCGAGGTGATCCACGTCGAGTCCGTCCAGCGTCGCGATGCCTCCCGCTGGGGTGATCCCGACTTCTACGCCGAGCTGCGTGCAGGAGCCGAGGTCCGCACGATCGACCTGGCCGCGACCCATGGACGGGACGAACTGGCCCGCGTTGTCGGGTCAGCCGACGTCGTGATCGAGGCCAGTCGCCCCCGTGCGCTCGAGGGGCTTGGGATCTCCCACGCGAACGTCATGGCCGACGCCAAGGCACGGACCTGGCTGCAGATCACCGGCCACGGCCCGGACCAACCCCACCGCGTCGGGTTCGGCGACGACGCCGCAGTGGCGGGAGGGATCGTGATGGTCAGGGACGACGGCACTCCCGACTTCCTCGGCGACGCCGTCGCTGACCCGTTGACCGGCTTGCTCGGCGCACTTGCCGTGGCAGCCAGCCACTCCTCGGACCGCTCGACCATCGTCCGGACGTCACTCGCCGGAAGCGCGGCCTACAGCCGCACGCCCCAGGAGTAG
- a CDS encoding enoyl-CoA hydratase/isomerase family protein has translation MPTAPSAPAEHDDVVPPLELIVVRPGESISRDHLRITALVLDSATSRSDLDDAALAEADLVIAPADSPSAQCREVVGVDDIDESIELLARSVAEHPCAVWSLARLLPITESLDVREGLLVESATFSTLLAGSEFRAWLDARGAPRAAGDTARLGLQRSQDELIVTLDRPDRRNAYDARMRDALLEALEVAQLDPSLRVTLRGAGPSFCAGGDLDEFGSAQDLAAAHHLRVTCSPGARIHSLRDRVTAYIHGHAVGSGIEIAAFAGTVRATRDARFGLPEIAMGLIPGAGGTVSLSRRIGRHRMLWWALSGRTLDATTAHRWGLVDELLD, from the coding sequence ATGCCGACTGCTCCGAGTGCTCCGGCCGAGCACGACGACGTAGTGCCGCCGCTGGAGTTGATCGTGGTGCGCCCTGGTGAATCGATCTCCCGTGACCACCTCCGGATCACGGCGCTGGTGCTGGACTCGGCCACCTCACGCTCCGACCTGGATGATGCTGCCCTGGCTGAAGCTGACCTGGTGATCGCTCCGGCCGACTCCCCCTCGGCCCAGTGCCGCGAGGTCGTCGGCGTGGATGACATCGACGAGTCGATTGAGCTGCTCGCGCGATCCGTGGCAGAGCACCCCTGCGCCGTCTGGTCGCTGGCCCGACTCCTGCCGATCACCGAGTCCCTCGATGTCAGGGAGGGGCTTCTGGTGGAGTCGGCGACCTTCTCGACACTGCTGGCGGGATCCGAGTTCCGGGCCTGGCTCGACGCGAGGGGAGCGCCCCGGGCAGCCGGTGACACCGCGCGGCTCGGGCTGCAGCGCTCGCAGGACGAGCTCATCGTCACCCTTGACCGGCCCGACCGACGCAACGCCTACGACGCAAGGATGCGCGATGCCCTCCTCGAGGCGCTCGAGGTCGCCCAGCTTGATCCGAGCCTCCGTGTGACGTTGCGTGGGGCGGGCCCGAGCTTCTGCGCGGGGGGCGATCTCGACGAGTTCGGCAGCGCTCAGGACCTCGCCGCTGCCCATCATCTGCGTGTCACCTGCAGTCCGGGGGCGCGCATCCACTCCCTGCGCGACCGCGTCACGGCGTACATCCACGGTCACGCGGTCGGATCCGGCATCGAGATCGCCGCCTTCGCCGGGACCGTGCGTGCGACACGGGACGCGCGCTTCGGACTGCCCGAGATCGCCATGGGCCTGATTCCCGGCGCGGGCGGGACTGTCAGCCTGTCGCGGCGAATCGGACGGCACCGGATGCTGTGGTGGGCGCTCTCGGGTCGCACACTCGACGCCACAACGGCTCACCGGTGGGGACTCGTCGATGAGCTCCTTGACTGA